In the genome of Mangifera indica cultivar Alphonso chromosome 9, CATAS_Mindica_2.1, whole genome shotgun sequence, the window CACATGCATGTAGCTAAAACTTACTACACGTGTTCCaattattttaggccaaatgactatttcccacccaaggtatgctgtaatgacaagtttcccccctttaactatggaaataccaaacacccacccatggccagttaaaagtaacggggttaagggtaaaattgtcattttctctataatattaaaaaataaactaaaatataatttccttttgcccccctaaagtttgaaaacaaaaatttccccccagcctaagtttaagaaaatggtagtttcaccctagggtttggttttgaaatctccggcgacctctccggctccgttgccgacggcttctccctcccgaagaatcctctccttccggtgatcggtttcctcccatttggaggcccgatcgtcgccggaaaagcggtgggagacgaagaacttcgtcggggaagacgaagttcttcgtcttcccagacgaagacgaagccgtcgtcttcgtctgggaagacgatcgtcttcccagaagaagacggttgtcttccctgggaagccgatcgtcttctcagacgaagacgacggcttcgtcttcgtctgggaagacgaagaacttcgtcttccccgacgaagttcttcgtctcccaccgcttttccggcgacgatcgggcctccaaatgggaggaaaccgatcaccggaaggagaggattcttcgggagggagaagccgtcggcaacggagccggagaggtcgccggagatttcaaaaccaaaccctagggtgaaactgccattttcttaaacttaggctggggggaaatttttgttttcaaactttaggggggcaaaaggagataaaattttcaggcgttagggttctgttaaatttaactggccatgggtgggtgtttggtatttccatagttaaaggggggaaacttgtcattacagcataccttgggtgggaaatagtcgtttggccattatTTTAACAACCTTTTCTCAACGTAGTTGGGTAGACCCACACCCACAGTGCACATTAAGCCTTAGAATCTACAGTCACCAGAGGAAACAATTGGCCAGACAGGCAATCGTGTCGATGCCCCAAGTCAACACGACACCGTTCACAACACGAAATTAGAATTAGAAGCTAATAATAATCAATGACGGCAATTGTCAATTTTCTTGAGAGCACATTATTTATGAgagaaataattatatcacattcacatcaataataataaaataaagtgaCTACTTTACTCACAGTGGTGTCGAGCAAGCGCGTGGAAACTAACGCGCCGACGGCGAGggcgaagaagaagatgaatagacgGTAAGATTTTGCTGATGACTTCGTAAATAATGGACGCCTGATAGAGTCTGTGAAATAAACAAGAGGCCTCAATCCTGATCCATGCCGCATGTTGATGAATCTCCGAAAGTGATCAAATTTGGTGGTGCCGTGAAACCGGTGGAGCTGATGAGACTTCAGTTGATTTGAGCTCTATCTCCCTGGTGAAGACTTACAATTACCAGGTCCTTGAAAAGCTCCATGAAATCCCCAAAGCTCAGACACTGCAAATTTCTAATTGTTTGTTACTTTTGAGGGAGtttcaaactaatataaaaGCAAAAATACCTGAAATAAGATCTCATGTGGGGTGCACTTAGAAATGAAAAGCTAGAGCTTAACTAGGTACCAGAAAAAAGGAagggaaaatgaaagaaattgtGAGAGAAAAGGGAAAAGGCTAGGAAAGTATATTAAGAAAGACCATAGGCAAATCACAAGCAAGGACAAAAGGGTTCCAACTTTACAGCCTGAAGATCAATATTAAAAgggataataaataataaatgaccGGCTATGTAGGTATTCAGTTTTATGTATCCAATTAAGTAAGATTAGAttttaaccaaatcaaacttgagtttgttgAATTCACTTCAAAGTTATTTGGGTTCGATTTGCATAAAAaagttgagctcaagtttgattcaagtttgagtcgaatcaagttttgagtttaatttgatattgtaaaaaggactaaaataatatcgttttaatgtgtattaattaaaataatatcgttttggtTAATTCTTATAGAGTTTTTCATGCTTGTGAGTTTAGTAAGTTGAACACCTCTCAAACATGAGCTTGAGcctgaaaatatttaactttcaaaCTTAAGCTTGACATTGGTTGAGTTAATCTCATTTTGAATTTGTTCGAACTAAACTTATTTTTGAGCTTAAACTCGACTTAAATCTAAGCGTacaattgaatattcaaattaaatatcatCATATagttaaatgttatttaataatttatttaaaatcatatataataatatattatctgaatatctaattaaatatttaaaactaaactcCGATAAATAATCCAGAACAGAAATAACTGAGGTCGCCATGTTTTTGACATTTCTCACATATTTTGCACCATTATTTGGGATTgtacatttttatattttattgtaaaatttggCACTGTTGAACCAGTCATTTCACATTAAACTGTTTTATTTGGTCCTTTGTTCCCAAAGAGGTCTTGTTTATCAGTGTTTCCTCCAATGTTGACTGACTCTGGGCCTGACGAAGTTCCGTTGCCTGGGCTTTTGTTTTTcctaataatttaattgttttattatgaatttactCTCTAAACTTAATTTCTAGGTCTGTTTTTATACCAAATCCTTTTAAGCGATctctaaaatttcttttaaaaaaaagccTTTTCTTTTCCCTAGCTTTTCTggattttgattaaaatgaaGCAGGTGATTTAATAgtgatcaaaatcataaaatatatatatttatatatattaatttcataaaatccAAGATCTATTCTAgcaaaaatattagaatatctatttcttaaataattgaagccaaaaataataactaaaaaaaagGAACAGAAAGAGTTAATGGAGCTAGGGCTTGAAATGTACTAACCTGAACCTTGGCATTCGATTTTTGAGAAGCTCTCATCTTTCTTGAAGGCTTTTCTGAAATATTATGCTTATAAAAAGATCTGAAAATACTGGTTAAAATGTACGAAAATGATGTCTTAAATTCGGGTGATATGCCATGGAAGTACAAAGATCTGTAGACTTTGCTTCTTCCATAGACAAGTATTACATATACAAACCGAAGCCTTTCCCTCTTTTTCTCTAACCAACTTAATTtggcctttttgtttttttttttcagctttGAGATATGTTATATGTAAGGTTGGATTCGATTCGAGCTCAGATTTAATAAGCCGAGTTTAAACTAAGATCAAAATCATAACAATGTTATGTAGACACAATTTTGAGTATACGATAgggtatacaaataatgtgtcatcttGTAATTgcatgttactttatttttaatctaaaatcactgaatcacatgataacacatcatttatgtaattaattgtgtattcaaaagtatgtgcacatagttttatttctcataaaattaaCAAAGTTTGAGTTAGATTTAGATATTTGAGTTCAAGTTGACTTGGATGGACTCCaaagtaaaattgtttttaagctGAATTTGAGTCTTAATTTGTCGATATAAGGCTAACTTTTTTATATTCGAATTGATTTTGAGTtaggtttttgttttggttaggcttgaattgaatcaaaccctAGTTATATGTTTCATTATTGCTTCAATTTTTATACTTCAAGTAATGTGATACTAATCAATCTTCAGTATatgattcattaatttattttataagtgaCATTACAACAACAAATGAGATTAAATagaattatatacacaaataattctCACTAATTTATTTAGTCAAACTAACGTGGTAAGATGTGTTTGGTGATATGaatctttactttttttatcatttcaaaatcatttaattatataatatcgaTTTAGTTTGCATGAATAATTTGATaagatttgtttgtatatatagaattattcaatattattatgCTATATCAACGGAAGTCGggaaaattagaatataaatgTGTTAAGGAAGCCCAAAAATAAATAGCAATTAATCAACTGAAAAACAAGCAAGAACACAAAATATTCTATGTGAAAAATCAATTCAGGAAAACATGGATAGtaaatagagaaaattttaataaatctgaAGACGATTATACAACATcttgttcaaaaattttctctttaaatacaAAACGAAGAAAACCTAATCACAATATTTTGGTGATGTAGTGTTGGCATTACAACTTtgaatattaaaagttttatttaataaattcccTTATACAACATCTTAGGTTACGATCATAATTATGTTCCAAATAAGCATGACACAACTATGATTACATGTTTCTCCTTCTCTCATTTTCAAACAACAATTGAGAATGATACTCCTATCCTATGTTTTTCTCCTTCTTTATGTTAAATCTTTCAGTATTGCTCGACTTTCCATGAGAATACATATGATAATTTTACAAGCAAGGCCGGAGTGTTTGTCTGTCTACAGATTCAGCTATACCCATCTCTATTTTCTCATGGGTCTTgcccataaataaaaaatggttaactaaaccctaggggttagcaaaattgatgaaatagtAGAAATTTCAGAGAGAAGGTCTTGGTTTGAGCTTCTATTATATTTGTGAAACTCTGATTTATCTGATACGGTAATTGTAGATTCAAATACTGTGTCATAGGATTTATCCATCTAATCAAATTAGGCAAGGCTCTCCAGTTACTATGTCATAGGATTTACCTGTCTAATCAAATTGGACAAGGTTCTccagttattaaaaaaaattggttgatTAAACTGGTTTTTATTCTCAGTTCTTTTAAAAGGATGAACATATAATAGAACGAGTTCGTTTTATAGCAATCTGTGAAATGGAACGAGCATTCAACATCCTGAACAAACCATCAAACTAGTTCGGTTCAGTTAGCATGTTTATAAATACTACCAAATCGATAATCGACAAAAATCACTGGTTTAGCCAATATCCTAACCGATAATTGAATAGGATTTTAGGCTACCCTATTTTCCGAACATGTTGTCGGCTTGTATACTGCTCCAGTTCAATTTGGTCTACGGATTTTTTTGAGCAGCCCTATAATTAACATTATGATCAAATGGCCGAGAAAACTTTATCACTTCCAAGGTTTGGAATTCAGGCATCAGTGTGTTGACAAATTAAAAGGTAGAAATATTGTTTACGGAAAGAAGAGAGCTTCAGTTGCAGAATAACTTCTACACTGAAAGAGCTTTTGCTCTGCAGTACAGTAGACAcagttatttaattttctttttctgaaaattCTTTGCAAAGTTCTGTCTTCTatcaaaagcaaaataaaaacaaaaatattcatcaaatattttatatcaatgaaAAATCCCATATCAATCTTTTGGACAGAGTTTTAATCCAATAAAGGGACCAGTATAGATTAATCTGACACTGGAACAGACTAATCATCTATGGAATTGGTGGTTCATCACATACACTTTAATGTGGCAGACTCAAAATTTTCCTCAATTTTGTATGCCTACGTCAACAAGTAGACTGACTCTTGATTCCTAATCGAATTCATAAAATTAGTTGATCCAATTCAGTTATTAGTTTATCTGATTTGGTTTTTAGAACAATGCCATAAATAACTTGAAAAACGCGGAAGGGAAGGGATGATGCTTAATAAATACATAAGACAATACTAGGTTAATCGGAAATTATATATGTTTGCTTTGAATTGCGAGTGGCCAGGTTCCCATCATTGGGTAAATTACATAggccacccaaggtttggcctgAAAACCCCTTTCCACCTCTTGGGTGACGAAATAATACCTTcctactcaaatcaaattttgttagtagaaaataattttgaaactatGTTAGGACATGTGAAATTactttattatctttaactatttaacttttcaaaattatcagatcaccctaaaataataaaaattaaaaaagcccCTCtagatattaaatttaattaaaaccctattattcttattttctttcctcCCCACCCTCAACTTTCTTGGAACCCAATTGACAATCTCACTTTTGATGACTCATCTCTGAATTTGATTCAACTTCCACAAACACTTCTAGTGCCAATTTATCTATCTTTGGCTCATTTCCCCAATGATATTATCATTCCCACCTCATTTCACATCAATAGAATCTAGTAACATATCTCACATGTTAATCTACTCCTTTTCAACTCCCTCTGATGTCGATTACAACTTTTGACAACTCGTTCCATTGATATCAACCATTCTCAATTCATTTGATGTCGACTTCACCACTAGTGCTAATAAAATTACAATCGAGTAGTGGTTAGAGTTTTAAGAGTATAAgtgcaaattttcaaatttgttaaaaGGATAAATTGTGATggacatttttaaaattgatagatgatgaaattattattttgcccTTATAcactatttttttaagtatgtGAACAGCTTTTGATTTTGgtaaaaaagtgttatttatactATTAAGGCTGGAAAAGTGTTGGGTGGGAACTGTGATTTACTCCCCATCATAATCATTTAACTACAAGCATGGCATAAATAAACGGTAGCATACTGATTCATTGACATAAATGTATTGTGTATTCGTGCCCCAGATAGACCGCATTGGTTTGGGCATAAGGTCTCATTACAAAACCTTCTGTAGGGAGGAGCCTCAATTAATTGCATTAAATATTGATACATAAAACGACTTCTTTTCTCTACTATTTTGTCACCAACCAACCAGTTTCGCCATTGTTGAAAAGCTTAAGCTCAAACTCCTAGTAGTAGCCATGTCTGTAAGTTTCTTCTCTCTTTAATTCTTTGCATGGAAAACTCGCTAAAAGATCAATTCTGGAAGTGGGATTTTAACAATGTACGTCGTTTTCAGATGGTGGAGGTCAGAGTTCCAAATCTGGATTGTGAAGGCTGTGCTTCTAAGTTGAAGAAAGCCCTCTTCAAGCAAAAAGGTATAGCTTAAATTCATGTCTTGTAccttatattagaaaaatggGTTCAACTAGGTGGAGATTAAGCCTTAACTATGTTTTTAGACCCAACAAAGGCCTGGACGTAGGGCTGGACCCAAATCAAGCTCAAGTTCAAAAGTCGGTTTTGTTCGAATTGATTTAATTTGCAGTTAAATTAAGTTCAAGTTAGGAGGTttggtttgtttttaaaacctagTTGAATCTGAACTAGTGAGAGTTCGGTTTGGTCTACTTATAAGCTAAGTGGATGGTTCAATTCAGTTTGAAATTGACTCGtgactcgatttgaattatcTTAAGTGATTGTTAAAACAATATGGTTTTGGTCCCAACAAAAGCTTGAACCTGAATCAAACTAGCTTAGCTggaatttgaatcgagttcgaattaaaatgtttactttgtttttaaaaccgaACTGAACTTAAACTAGAGATAGTTTAGTTCAATCTAGCTTGTAAGTCAGGCAAatggttcaatttgatttgCATTTGGCTCGTGATTCAGTTAAAAAAgaattgttaaaataacattgtttcgtctattattaaattgaacaatattgttttgtcaatgagtcaTGAATTTGAATAGTGAATTCAACAACAAATTTGAGTAACTTATAGTTTTGGCTCAACAAACTTGAACTGAATTCAatctaaactatttttcattcgaaCTAAACTTGAACCATTGGGTGTTTGGGTTCAGTTCGATTTGTATCCACCCCTAAACCTTCAATTTTGGTATGTCATATTTTTTGTAGGAGTTGAAGAAGTAGAGGTAAAAATGGAGATGCAAAATATTACGCTGAGAGGGTTTGGATTGGAGGAAAGGAAGGTGCTGAAAGCCATTAAACGAGCTGGAAAAGCAGTAGCGCCATGGCCATTTTCGGGATACTCTCATTTTGCTTCCTTTTACAAGTATCCAAGCTACATGGTGAACCATTATTATGATAAACATGGAACCAGTAATGACGCACATACGTTCTTCCACACTCCCTCTGTTTACTCAGTTGCTGTGGCGTCTGATGAAATTGTTGTCTCATTGTTCAGCGATGACAATCCTCATGCCTGCACTATCATGTGATTAGGCAATGCTATGTGCATAaacttttgagtatacaatttGGTATATagcttatatataattatatgattaaatattactttatttttaatttaaagttatctaatcacatattaAAACGTAATCTGTGTACttaattgtgtattcaaaattgtgtacacatagttttattgta includes:
- the LOC123225859 gene encoding heavy metal-associated isoprenylated plant protein 31-like, which produces MENSLKDQFWKWDFNNVRRFQMVEVRVPNLDCEGCASKLKKALFKQKGVEEVEVKMEMQNITLRGFGLEERKVLKAIKRAGKAVAPWPFSGYSHFASFYKYPSYMVNHYYDKHGTSNDAHTFFHTPSVYSVAVASDEIVVSLFSDDNPHACTIM